The Helicobacteraceae bacterium genome includes the window CGCGCTTATTATGATTTCGCCGTTTTTGTCGCGCGTAAGCGGTCTTCCCGTGGCGGTAACCGAAATTATGCTCGGCGCGATCGCGTCGTTTTTCGGCTTTTTCGCCGAAGGCGGCGAGCTCTTTGATTCAATAGCGAAAGTCGGTTTCTTGTATCTGATGTTTTTAGCGGGAATGGAGGTCGAGCTAAGAGAGTTCGGCGCAATAAAAAAGTCGTTATGGCGGCGGATCTCCGTGTTTTTTATAATCCTCTACGCGCTGGCGATTGCGATCGCCTTTTCATTCGGGCTTTCGCCCATCTATATCGCCGCCCTGCCTACGATCTCGGTGGGTATGATCGCGGTTTTGATTCACGCGCGCGGCAGAAGCGAATGGCTGATCTTTGGCTTGAAGCTGGGCGTTGTAGGCGAGCTTATCAGTATCTGCGTTTTAACCGTTTTGAGCGCTTTCGTCCAACTTGAGGGCTTTAATTTTTCATTTTTGCAGACTATGGCGACGCTGCTCTTCGTGTTGATATGCGTATGGCTGTTTTTTTATATCTCAGCCGCGCTGTTTTGGTGGTTTCCAAAACTGAAAAAATTGATTATGCCCGATCAAGACAGTTTAGACGAAGACGTTCGCGTGGCGTTCGCGCTCTTTTTCGCGCTCGTAGCCGCCGCGATCTATTTGGATTTGGAGCTTGTTTTGGGCGCGTTCGTGGCTGGAATGTTTATAGCAAACTATTTTGATCACAAAGCCGATCTGCCGAAAAAACTAGGTTCGCTCGGCTTTGGATTTTTAACGCCGATATTCTTTTTGTATGTCGGCGGAACGCTTGATTTGCGGCTTATAACGCAGCTAGATATAGTCGGCAAAGCCGCCTTGATATTGCTGGCGATGACCTCCATTCGCGTTATCGCCTCGTTTGTCGCCTTTAGACCGACTTTTAGCGCGATCGAGCGGCTACAGGTGGGGTTATCGCAGTCGATGCCGCTTACCTTTTTGGTGGCGATCGCCACGATCGGGCATAACGCGCGGCTATTAAG containing:
- a CDS encoding cation:proton antiporter, with translation MENIVLLTALSALIMISPFLSRVSGLPVAVTEIMLGAIASFFGFFAEGGELFDSIAKVGFLYLMFLAGMEVELREFGAIKKSLWRRISVFFIILYALAIAIAFSFGLSPIYIAALPTISVGMIAVLIHARGRSEWLIFGLKLGVVGELISICVLTVLSAFVQLEGFNFSFLQTMATLLFVLICVWLFFYISAALFWWFPKLKKLIMPDQDSLDEDVRVAFALFFALVAAAIYLDLELVLGAFVAGMFIANYFDHKADLPKKLGSLGFGFLTPIFFLYVGGTLDLRLITQLDIVGKAALILLAMTSIRVIASFVAFRPTFSAIERLQVGLSQSMPLTFLVAIATIGHNARLLSESEYAAFIVASMAEAALIMLVIKWLDGKRAVEK